The genomic interval CACACGAGAGCCACGCCTCGAACCGGCTTTCGAGGCCGTACTCGGCCGCGAGGTCGCTGTGCTTTTCGAGGAACAGGGGGTAGGTCACGTCGCGTTTGGGTTCGAACGAGTCGCCGATCTGGTCGTACTCGCCGACCCGCCGCACGACCAGCGGGCGCTGGACGGTGGCGAACTCGCAGTGACACGAGAGCCTGACCAGCCACTCGCGGTCCTGCCACGCCGGGAGCCGCTCGTCTGGGAGTCCGGCCTCCTCGACGACGCTCCGGCCGACCGCGATGGTCGAGAACGACCCGCCGATGCCGTCGGTCATCAGTTCGGGGGTCGCGTTCCCCTCGACGTCGGGCATCCGGGTGACCGCCTCCCGGCCGTGGTCGACGAACTGCTGGCCGACCAGCACGACCCCGACGTCGTCGCCGCGCTCGCGGAACGCCGACACCTGCGCGTCGAGCTTCTCGGGCTTCCACCGGTCGTCGTCGTCGAGGAACGCGACGATGTCGCCCTCGGCCGCCTCGATGCCGGTGTTCCGCGCGGCGTTGGCCCCGCGATTCGACTCGTGGCGCAGGCAGCGCCACCGGAGTTCCGGCGGCGCGGCCTCCGCGACGACCTCCTCGACCGGCGTCGGCGACGCGTCGTCGACCACGACGAGTTCGACCGCCGAGTACTGCTGGGTTGCGACGCTCTCGACCGCCTCGGCGAGCATCTCCGGGCGGTCGTACGTGGGGAGGACCACGCTCACGAGTGGGTCCCCGGTCCCGTCGGTCTCCATGCTCGTACGATTCGATTATCTCGTGTTTGTTATGTTCCGGATACTGGTGTGTCAGGCGTCGGATACCCGGAAATCAGGTCGCGATTATCCGACGCCGACCGGGCCGACCGACGACCGGTCGACGCCGACCGGCGCGGCGGCGCGGGCGCGTGCCGCGACGCGGCACGCGCCCGCGTCGGTGAGGCCCGGCGTCGGGGCCGACCGTACGGGCCTCACCTGCTGGAATCGAGGTCGGCCGTCCGGGAATCACTCGCCGGGTTCGGGGTCGAACACCTCGGGGTTCTCCTCGCCCTCGGCCGCCACGACCGCCATACAGCCCTTCCGGGCGACCCGGCTCAGCGCGTGGTCGACCAGCTTGTAGGGGCCGGGCACCTCGAAGCCCATCGTGGCGACGGTCGTGCTGCCCGGCGCGACCGGCTTGGTCTGGATGTGGGTCTGCGGGTCGCTCGACAGCGACCCCTCGGGCCAGAGTTCCTCGAAGACGTTGCCGATGGGGTGGAAGTTGCTGGTGAGGTTCGGCCCGCCCGTGACGAAGTACACCCGCGCGGTGTCGCCGGTCTCGACGCCCATCGCGCCGTAGCCGTCGGGGGTGATGGCGTACTTCTCGGCGTTCATCACGACGTAGCTCGGCTCCTCGCGGGCCATCGCCGACATGTCGAAGCCGTGGTGGCCCTCCTCGCCCGCGCGCTTGTCGGTGTACAGTTCGTGCTGGCCGAGGTAGAGCTCGTGGTCGACCTCGGGGAGGCCGTCCTCCGGCTCGACGAGGATGATGCCGAACATCCCCGCCGAGATGTGCATGTCCATGTTCGGGACCGCGCAGTGGTAGATGTACGCGCCGGGGTAGGTCGCCTTGAACTTCAGGCGCGCGGTCTCGCCCGGCGCGGTCATCGTCGCCTCCGCGCCGCCGCCCGGCCCGGCCGCGGCGTGGAAGTCGACGTTGTGGGGCAGGTCGTTCTCCGTGGGGTTCTCGAACGTGAGGTTCACGGTGTCGCCCTTCCGGACCCGGATGAACGGTCCGGGGGCCTGCCCGTTGTAGGTCATGTAGTCGAAGGTGACGCCGTCTTCTACCTCCGCGGTCACCTCCTCCGCCCGGAGGGTCACGTCGACCTCCGCGGGTTCGCTACGGTCGATGGGGTCGGGGATGTCGGTCGGGTCGGCCGCGACGCGGTCGGCGTCGGTTTCGGTGTCGGTCTCCTCGGTCGTCTGGGTGGTCGTGTCGGTCGCGCTCGGCGCGCTCTGGCCCGCACAGCCCGCGAGCGAGGCCGCGCCGCCGATTCCGAGGCCCTGCAGGACGATCCGCCGGGAAGTCGCTGGCATTGGTGGTCACCTCACAGTTGCAGATAGGGGACCGATACCCTTCAACCGAGATTACGATTCTCGGGCGTCAGGAACGCTGACGAACACGTTCGCGCCGTTCTCGGAATCCGGGAATCGGCGGGGGACCGCGCCGCACACGTTCGGCCGGAAACCACCCTCGGCCGGAAAATCAGTCGGGACCGCGGCTCAGTCGTCGCCGTCCGACACCGACCGGGTCGCCGCGGGGAACTCCTCGTCGGCGGGCGCGTCCGAGGGCGTGGTCTCGCGGCGCGCCAGCACCTTCTTGACCACGTCGTAGCCGAAGATGGCGGTTCCGACGATGACCAGCGTGTCGCCCGGCATCCGCAGCCAGAACAGCAACTGGACCAGTTCGCCCTCGTAGAACGCGAGGCTCCGGGCGGCGTCGTAGGTCTGGGTGAACGCGACCTCCAGCTGGAGGAAGCCGACCGGGAGCAGCGAGAGGCCGACCATCAGCGCGAGCCCGACGTTCCACGTCCAGAACGCCCACCGGAGGTTGCGCTCGCTCCACTTGGTCTCGGGCACCGCGATGCGTAGCATGTAGGTCACCATGCCGAGCGCGAGGAAGCCGAACGCGCCGAACATCGCGGCGTGGGCGTGGGCCACCGTGAGGTAGGTGCCGTGCTCGAAGTAGTTGATGATGGGGAGGTTGATGAAGAATCCCAGAACCCCCGCCCCGACGAAGTTCCAGATGCCGCTGGCGACGATGAACATGAACGCGAGCGTGTAGGGGAACGACTCCCCGCCGTCGGCCATCGCGCGGTACTGGCCGATGGCCTCGTAGAGGATGAAGACGAGGGGGATGAGTTCGAGCGTCGAGAACGCGCTCCCGATGGGAATCCACATGTCGGGCTGGCCGACCCACCAGTAGTGGTGGGAGACGCCGATGACGCCCGTGCCCATCACCAGCAGGGCCTGGACCATGACGGCCTTCTCGGCCGAGCGCTTCTCTAGGAGGTTCATGCTGACCAGCGTGACGCCGACCAGCGCGACGATGAAGAACTCGAAGGCCCCCTCGACCCACATGTGGACGACCCACCACCGCCAGAACTCGGTGACGACGATGTTGGTCTGGGGGGTGTAGAGGAAGCCCGCGGTGAACAGCAGGGCGATGGAGCCGCCCGCGTACAGGATCATGTGCGCGAGGCCGTACCGCGGTTCGCGGTCGAGCAGGGGCTTGAGACCCCGCGCGGTCAGGCCAGCCCACGCGAGGAAGCCCACGAGAATGCCGACCTGCCAGAGGCGGCCGATTTCGAGGTACTCCAGCCCCTCGTTGCCCAGAATCCACCAGAGTGCGCCGTCGAGGTAGCCGTTCGCGCCGAACCAGATGCCCGCGAGGCCGCCGACCACGATGACGACCAGCGCGCCCAGCAGGATGTCGACGTACGTGCCCTGTTTCTTCGGCTCGCGCCCGGTGAGCAGGGGCGGGAGGAACAGTCCCGCGCCGAGCCACAGCGTGGCTATCCAGAGGATGCCGAGGTCGATGTGCCACGTCTTGGCGATGGCGAACGGCAACAGCGAGAGGAAGTCGATGCCCAGCATCTCCCCGAGGCCGAAGAACGCGTCGCGCTCGACGTAGTAGTGAGCGAGCAGTCCCCCGAGCAGGACCTGCGCGAGGAACAGCCCCGCGCCCACCACCACGAACCGGAGCGCGGCGGCCTGTCCGGGGAAGAGGCTCACCTCGCTCGGCCGGGGGACGGTGACGCCCTCGGTCTCGGGCTCGTCGAGTTCGATGGACTTGTAGAGCCACACCCCGGCTCCGGCCCCCGCCACCAGCAGGACCATGGCGATGACGCTCCACGTCATCGCCGCGCCGGTGGCCTCGTTACCCGCCGCGGGGTGGTAGGGCCAGTCGTTGGTGTACGAGTGGTCGCCGTCGGGCCGGTCGGTGTGGGAGAACCACGCGGTCCAGAGCGCGAAGTCGGCGAACTCGCGGGCCTCCTCGTCGCTGGCTATCATGTCGGCGGGGACGCCCCGCTCGGGGCTCCCCTCGTGGTAGCGCTCGACGTACTCCTCGCGGACCTGCTCGTGGGCGTACGCCTCGGCGGCGGAGTACTCGATGCGGTCGCCAGCCTCGCCGTCGCCGAGGTCGGCCTTCACGGCCACGTCGACCGACGCGCGCTCGCCGTCGTCGAGCGCGCCGTACTCCTCGCCGTACTGCTCGCGGGCGTAGTAGTCGCGCATGTGCTCGACTTTCAGGTCGAGCGCGTCGGCGGTGTAGTCCTCGCCGTAGTACGCGCCGTTACCCAGAATCGAGCCGTGGTTCATCAGGCCGTTCGACTGGAAGCTCGTCTTCCCGTCCCGGACCTGCTCTGCGGTGACCATCGTGTCGCCGTCGGGACCGACGACTTCCTGGGGAATCGGCGGGGCCTCCTGATAGGAGTACCACGCGCCGACGCCCATCACCGCCAGATTCAGGACGAATACGATGGCGAGTATCTTCGCGAGCGTGCTACGTCTCACTTTCATACACGAGTACGTCGTCCAGCGTGGTCCATTTAACGGGGGTCCGGTTCCCGACCCCCGGGAACGTGTCCGAACATGTTCGAAGCGCGGTCGGGACCGCCCCGGTGTCGGTCTTCGCCGGGACGCGACGCCGCGGCGTCGCGTCCCGGCGCTGGGATGGGCGACGACGAAAGAAGGGAACGGAAACGCGGCGAATCGAAGAGGGGGAACAGAAGTGCGAGGTGACGAAAGAAGGGGAACGGAAACGTGGGATGACGAAAGACGGGGAACGGAAACGTGGGATGACGAAAGACGGGGAACGGAAACGTGGGATGACGAAAGACGGGGAACGGAAACGTGGGATGACGAAAGACGGGGAACCGAGCGATCCGAGCCCGCGGCCCGGCCGCCGTCCGGCGGCCGGACCGCGGCGGCGATTACTCTCCGGAGCGCGGGGCGAGGACCAACAGCGCGGTGCTGTCGGCCTCCGCCCGGGGTGCCACCTCCCGTCGGCCGTCGAATCGTAGCAGTTCGCCCGGTTTGAGCACGTTCGACTCGCCGTCGATGCACACGTCGAGTCGGCCCGACACCAGATACACCACGAGCTCGCGCTCGGGGTGGCTGTGGGCGGGCACCGCCTCGCCCTCGCCGAGCGACAGGCGGACGGTCTTGGGCTCCGACCCGGGGAACGCGACCTCCCGGGGCGTCTCGGTCAGGTCGTCGAGTGCGACTGTCTCGGTCATGGCAGTGTGATCCAGTCGCTACCGCTTCGGGAATCTGGCGACGAACGTCCGGTCTCCCTCGCGTTCGACCTCGTAGCCGTCGGCGTCGAACGACTCGACCTCGGCCTGCATCTCGTAGAACAGCGGCTTTGGCTCGTGGTCGTTGACGATTTCGAGGGTCTCACCGCTGTCCATGTCCTCGAACGTCTGGTGGATCATCGGGTGACGCTCCGGCGGCGGAATCTCGCGGACATCTACGGTCGGCATGCACACGGTGGTTGGCCCGGTCGGCTATTCGGGGTTGCCCCGAACGTGTTCGGGGCGCGGGGCCAGCCCCGCCGAATCAGTCCGAGCGCGGAGTCAGTCCTCGGTCGAGGGGTCGAACTCCCCCCTCTTCAGGCCCTCCCGGACGGGGTCGTGCTCGGCGTCGGTCGGCGGCGGCGCGGTCACCAGCGTCGCCTCCAGTCGCTCGCCGGGGTCGGCCCTCACGCCCCGGTCCTCCCCGGCCGGGACGACCACCACGTCGTCGGGTTCGACCGCGTGCTCGTCGTCGCCGTCCCGGACCACGCCGGTCCCGCGCCGGACCGTGATGGCGACGTCGCTGTCGGGCGCGTGGACGGGGATGAACTGTCCGGGTTCGAAGTAGCCCAGCACCACCTTCATCCGGTCGCTCCGGAAGACCGGGCGGGCGGAGAACCGCTCGTCGTCGTACTCGCGCTCGGCGTCGAAGTCTGTCGCGACCATGTCCGAAGGGTGGGCGGTGTCGGGGGTGGACGCTTCGCCGAACGTGTTCGGGTTCGGGGGTTTCGTGGGTGTGGGTTCTGTGGCACGAACTGGACGCGACCGAACTAGCTACTGCCGAGCCGACCGGACTAGCTACTTCCGAGTCGACCGAGCTAGCTACTCCCGGTACCTAGGAGAACCGCACCGCCACCGCAGACCTCGACCCTCCCCAGCCTCCTGCGTTTCTCGGTCGTTCCCTTCGGTCACTCCCTGCGATACTCGTCCCTCGCGCGCGTTGCTCGCGCGCGCCGGTGGAAAAATACGAGGCTACAGTTACTTACGAGGGTGCGGTTAGGGGTACGTGGAAGACGTGGAAGATGTGTGGAGGCCGCCCTCGGGTCCGTCACGGGTACCGCTCGTCGGGGTCGGGGTCGGCGTCCGACCGGGTCGCCTCCTCGGCGGCCAGCCTACCGATTCGGAGCGACTCGGGGCCGTGCCGGACCACCACGCCCACGAGGTTCGCCGCGAACACCGCGAAGCCGATGGTCGCGGCGATTCCGCCGACGAGGACCGCGGGGTCGACCCCCGCCAGCTCCCCGCCGACCACGACCGAGAGACCCCCGAGCGCGAGCCAGAAGTCGGCGACCGCGAGCCGGTCGTCGTAGAGGTCGTCGATCATCGGCACCGGTTCGAGCCCCACGCGGTCGCTGTACCGCTGGACCCAGACGATGAACGGGACGACGTGGTAGAGCGTCCCGAGCAGGACGAACCCCACGACGCCCCCGAGCAGGAGGTGGCCCGCGCCGGGCGCGCCCACGGTCGCCGCGGGGTCGGTCGGGTCGGCCAGCCACGCGGGCGCGCTCGCGAGCGCCCACGCCGGGAGCGCGCCCGCGACCACCGCGTATCGGGAGAGCATCGGCGTGCGCTCGACCCGCGTCTCGCGCAGCTTCCGGGCGAGAACCGCCGCGAACGCCAGCAGGCCGACCAGCACGAACGCGGCCCCCGCGAGCGCGATGGGCTCGCTGTCGATTCCGCGCCCGCCAGCGAGCGCGAGGACCCCGGCCGGGTAGGTCCACTCCTCGACGCGCCGGAGCAGGATGTCGGTCCCGCGGAGCTCGGTCTGGGTGAACATCGTCCCGAGCTGGTAGAGCGCGCCCACGACGGTCGTGAGGACGATTCCGAACACCGCGAGCGTGGCGTGGGCCTCGACGATTCCCGTCCGGGAGAGGCCCGCGTCGGCCAGCACCGGCCGGGCGAAATCGACCGCGAGGACGAACCCGAGCGCGGTGACCGCGACGAGGGACCCGAGCGCGAGCGCGAAGTGGCGCTCGGTCACGTCCCACCCCTCGACTCCCGAGAGGGTGCGCCCGACGTTGTAGGCGAACACCCAGAAGCCCGCGAGCATCGCCGCGCCCGCGACCGGAAGCCAGCCGAGTTCGCCCGCCACGAGCAGGGCGGCGAATCCCGCGACCCCGACCGCGACGAGCCCGAGCTGGACGGCCGCCAGCCGCCGGGAGCGTAGCTCGACGCCCGACCAGACCGGGACGAACTGGGTCATCGCGCCCATGATGGTGACACAGACCCACCCGACCAGCAGGAGGTGGACGTGGGCCGCGACCGAGAGCCCTTGCCCGAACCCGGCCGCCTCTGCCACCCCGAGCGCGCTCCCGGCGAGCAGGAACCCGAACCCGACCACGAAGTGACCCAGCGGTATCGCCATCGGCGGGCCGCGCTCGGCGTCGATACCCCCGGGAATCGCGCTCATCGTCTCGTTATCTCGGCGCGCCACTCGTCGTCCGTGACCCGCTCGGTCTCGTGGTCGAAGCCCCTCCTGTCGAGGACCGCGTACAGCGGCTCGGGCTCGAAGCTGTTGACCAGCACCAGCGTATCGTCGTCGCCGAGGTCGCCGAGCGCCGACACGATGTCGGAGAACGGTTCGCCGTCTCTCTCGCGCACGTCGAGGGTTCGGGGCATGTTCCGAAGTCGGTCGGCGATTTCGGTAGCGGTTGCCCCGAAGGTGTTCGGCCCTCAAGAGTGGCGTGAACGAGTGCTACAAATTCAGCCGAGAACGCCCAGAAAGCCCCCGCCCGCTGGCGGTCGCTCTGCGGGATATTCAGGCCTCTCCGCAACGCCCGGCCTGAATAGTCGCCCGCAGAGACGACCACGGGCCTTCGGCCCGCCAGCGGGCGGCCCCTTTCAGTCCCACCCCGGTGATTTATTCGGGTTCGCGAAACTCTCAGAACGGGGTCGCCGAGCCGTCGTCCTCGTCGTCGCTCTCTGTCGCTCCCCGCGGGTCGCCCTCGCGGAGACTCCCGTCGTCGCGCGAACGCGCTTCGAGGTCTCGGAGCTTCTCGTTTGTCCTCGTGCTGTCGTGGTGGAGGGGCGCGACCGCGACCGAGACGCGGTCGTACTCGTGGCGCTCGGCGAGTCCGTTCCACGCGCGGAACGACCCGACCGTCAGGCTGTCGCTCTGGGGGCAGAACTTCGTGGTCGGGGTGAACTCCGCGAGAAGCACGTCGGGGTCGTCGGGCGCGACCGCGTACCGGAACCCCGCGTCGGGGTGGCGGGCGTCGAGGTTCAGGCGCGCGAGGTTGTACCCGAAGGTCGCGTCGTAGACCCCTCGCTCCTCGAATATCTCGCGCGTGAGCCGGTGGAAGGCGACGTGGTCGTCGCCCTCCAGCACGTCGCCCCCGTCGAGGAACGGCCCCGGCTCCGGGAGGTGGGCCGGGACGAACTCGTCGTACCCGTCGAAGGTGTCGGTGTCGGCGTCGGCGTTGTGCGACTTCGTCGCACTGCTCGATGAGCGTCGCTCATCGGCGTCCTCGCTGGCGAACGGTCGCGGAAACCCGGGCATGGTTCGAAGTCGTGTCGCGCGCCGGGAATCCCCGTCGCCGAACCTGTTCGGGCCGTTTTCACCGACTGAGAATCGGAGCTACTGGTATTTATAGCCCCCAACAAGGTGCTCGTATGCGACGAAATGCACTCGACCGACGGACCGTACTCAAGATGACCGCGGCTGGCGTGGCTGGCGTCACGCTCGCTGGCTGTTCGAGCGACGGCGGCTCCGGCGGTTCCGAGGAGTCCGGGTCCGACGAGTCGGGCGGGGACGAGGAGTCGGGCGGCGACACCGAGGAGTCGGGCGGCGACTCCGGCGGCTCGGAGGACTTCGGCGGCTGGCTCGACGGCGTGGAGAACTACGACGGCGTGGTCGACGAGACCGGCTCCGACGAGGTGTCGGTCGCGGTCGGCGCGCAGGGCAACGGCGGCGGGTTCGCCTTCGACCCCGCGGCGGTCCGTGTCGACTCCGGGACGACGGTCGTCTGGGAGTGGACCGGCGACGGCGGCCAGCACAACGTGGCCCACACCGACGGCGAGTTCGAGAGCGAGACGGTCTCCGAGAAGGGCCACACCTTCGAGCACACCTTCGAGGAGTCGGGCACGTTCGAGTACTCCTGTGTCCCCCACGAGACGATGGGGATGAAGGGCGCGATAGTGGTGGAGTAATCCGCCCGCCATGTCGAAGCCAGCGAGTGGGTCGGGCGGGCCGCCCGCGCGGGTCGACACCGACGAGCGGCCGTTCGTGCTCATCTGGGAGCTGACGCAGGCCTGCGATCTGGCGTGCGAACACTGCCGGGCCGACGCCCAGACGACCCGCCACCCCGACGAACTCACGACCGAGGAGGGCAAGGCGTTGCTCGAGGAGGTCCGGGAGTTCGGCGAGGAC from Halorussus salilacus carries:
- a CDS encoding halocyanin domain-containing protein; the protein is MRRNALDRRTVLKMTAAGVAGVTLAGCSSDGGSGGSEESGSDESGGDEESGGDTEESGGDSGGSEDFGGWLDGVENYDGVVDETGSDEVSVAVGAQGNGGGFAFDPAAVRVDSGTTVVWEWTGDGGQHNVAHTDGEFESETVSEKGHTFEHTFEESGTFEYSCVPHETMGMKGAIVVE
- a CDS encoding DUF2249 domain-containing protein, whose amino-acid sequence is MPRTLDVRERDGEPFSDIVSALGDLGDDDTLVLVNSFEPEPLYAVLDRRGFDHETERVTDDEWRAEITRR
- a CDS encoding cupin domain-containing protein — its product is MVATDFDAEREYDDERFSARPVFRSDRMKVVLGYFEPGQFIPVHAPDSDVAITVRRGTGVVRDGDDEHAVEPDDVVVVPAGEDRGVRADPGERLEATLVTAPPPTDAEHDPVREGLKRGEFDPSTED
- a CDS encoding DUF2249 domain-containing protein encodes the protein MPTVDVREIPPPERHPMIHQTFEDMDSGETLEIVNDHEPKPLFYEMQAEVESFDADGYEVEREGDRTFVARFPKR
- a CDS encoding glycosyltransferase family 2 protein, with protein sequence METDGTGDPLVSVVLPTYDRPEMLAEAVESVATQQYSAVELVVVDDASPTPVEEVVAEAAPPELRWRCLRHESNRGANAARNTGIEAAEGDIVAFLDDDDRWKPEKLDAQVSAFRERGDDVGVVLVGQQFVDHGREAVTRMPDVEGNATPELMTDGIGGSFSTIAVGRSVVEEAGLPDERLPAWQDREWLVRLSCHCEFATVQRPLVVRRVGEYDQIGDSFEPKRDVTYPLFLEKHSDLAAEYGLESRFEAWLSCGIASEGLANGYYRDARRFAARAIRTDPLLTTAYIYLALALGGRYTYNAAVRLKRAFD
- a CDS encoding nitric-oxide reductase large subunit produces the protein MKVRRSTLAKILAIVFVLNLAVMGVGAWYSYQEAPPIPQEVVGPDGDTMVTAEQVRDGKTSFQSNGLMNHGSILGNGAYYGEDYTADALDLKVEHMRDYYAREQYGEEYGALDDGERASVDVAVKADLGDGEAGDRIEYSAAEAYAHEQVREEYVERYHEGSPERGVPADMIASDEEAREFADFALWTAWFSHTDRPDGDHSYTNDWPYHPAAGNEATGAAMTWSVIAMVLLVAGAGAGVWLYKSIELDEPETEGVTVPRPSEVSLFPGQAAALRFVVVGAGLFLAQVLLGGLLAHYYVERDAFFGLGEMLGIDFLSLLPFAIAKTWHIDLGILWIATLWLGAGLFLPPLLTGREPKKQGTYVDILLGALVVIVVGGLAGIWFGANGYLDGALWWILGNEGLEYLEIGRLWQVGILVGFLAWAGLTARGLKPLLDREPRYGLAHMILYAGGSIALLFTAGFLYTPQTNIVVTEFWRWWVVHMWVEGAFEFFIVALVGVTLVSMNLLEKRSAEKAVMVQALLVMGTGVIGVSHHYWWVGQPDMWIPIGSAFSTLELIPLVFILYEAIGQYRAMADGGESFPYTLAFMFIVASGIWNFVGAGVLGFFINLPIINYFEHGTYLTVAHAHAAMFGAFGFLALGMVTYMLRIAVPETKWSERNLRWAFWTWNVGLALMVGLSLLPVGFLQLEVAFTQTYDAARSLAFYEGELVQLLFWLRMPGDTLVIVGTAIFGYDVVKKVLARRETTPSDAPADEEFPAATRSVSDGDD
- the nirK gene encoding copper-containing nitrite reductase: MPATSRRIVLQGLGIGGAASLAGCAGQSAPSATDTTTQTTEETDTETDADRVAADPTDIPDPIDRSEPAEVDVTLRAEEVTAEVEDGVTFDYMTYNGQAPGPFIRVRKGDTVNLTFENPTENDLPHNVDFHAAAGPGGGAEATMTAPGETARLKFKATYPGAYIYHCAVPNMDMHISAGMFGIILVEPEDGLPEVDHELYLGQHELYTDKRAGEEGHHGFDMSAMAREEPSYVVMNAEKYAITPDGYGAMGVETGDTARVYFVTGGPNLTSNFHPIGNVFEELWPEGSLSSDPQTHIQTKPVAPGSTTVATMGFEVPGPYKLVDHALSRVARKGCMAVVAAEGEENPEVFDPEPGE
- a CDS encoding cupin domain-containing protein; translated protein: MTETVALDDLTETPREVAFPGSEPKTVRLSLGEGEAVPAHSHPERELVVYLVSGRLDVCIDGESNVLKPGELLRFDGRREVAPRAEADSTALLVLAPRSGE